A region from the Corylus avellana chromosome ca7, CavTom2PMs-1.0 genome encodes:
- the LOC132187213 gene encoding glucan endo-1,3-beta-glucosidase 14 isoform X2: MECSFIVNISFTKLMDSPSSSLWFLLLFFIISLNVLTAEAFTGTYGVNYGRVADNLPPPESVVTLLKAAKIKNIRIYDTNPEVLKAFSKSGIEIVVCVPNEILKDLSLGEDRAMNWIKDNVQPYLPGTSIRGISIGNEVLGTLGVDFWEVLLPAAKNVYSALDRLDLTRVVQVQSPHSEAVFANSFPPSSCNFRDDVLPFMKPLLQFFSEIGSPFFINAYPFLAYKSDPEHINLRYALFQSNPGIYDTKTKLHYDNMFDAQVDAAYAALEKAGFSKMEVIVSETGWASKGDDNEAGANLKNARTYNYNLKKKLAKKKGTPFRPKIPVKAYVFALFNENLKFGPTSERNFGLFKADGSISYDIGFTGLVPSSAFSSLLSFKEIGSSYLLVLTSCAAALLLNL; the protein is encoded by the exons ATGGAATGCTCTTTCATTGTTAATATCTCCTTCACCAAACTCATGGATTCCCCTTCTTCATCTCTCtggtttcttcttctcttctttataATTTCTCTCAACG TTTTGACTGCAGAAGCATTCACAGGGACATATGGAGTAAACTATGGCAGAGTAGCAGACAATCTACCTCCCCCAGAAAGTGTGGTGACACTTCTGAAAGCTGCAAAGATAAAAAACATAAGAATCTATGACACTAATCCTGAAGTCCTCAAAGCCTTCAGCAAATCTGGTATTGAGATAGTGGTTTGCGTTCCCAATGAAATTCTGAAAGATCTCAGTTTAGGGGAGGATCGTGCCATGAATTGGATAAAAGATAATGTGCAGCCATACCTCCCTGGAACTTCCATTCGTGGAATTTCAATTGGGAATGAGGTGTTGGGGACTCTTGGTGTGGATTTCTGGGAGGTTTTGCTGCCTGCAGCAAAGAATGTGTACAGTGCCCTTGATAGGCTGGATTTGACACGTGTTGTGCAGGTCCAAAGCCCTCACTCAGAGGCTGTGTTTGCCAATTCATTCCCTCCATCTTCTTGTAATTTCAGGGATGATGTTCTTCCATTCATGAAGCCACTTCTGCAGTTCTTTTCGGAGATTGGTTCTCCATTTTTCATAAATGCATATCCATTCCTGGCATACAAGAGTGATCCTGAGCACATTAACCTGAGATATGCCCTGTTCCAATCAAATCCTGGGATTTATGATACAAAGACTAAATTGCACTACGACAACATGTTTGATGCACAGGTTGATGCGGCTTACGCTGCTCTGGAAAAGGCTGGTTTTAGCAAGATGGAGGTGATAGTTTCTGAAACTGGCTGGGCTTCTAAGGGAGATGACAATGAGGCTGGTGCCAACTTGAAGAATGCAAGGACTTATAATTATAATCTGAAAAAAAAGCTGGCCAAAAAGAAGGGGACTCCCTTTAGGCCAAAGATTCCCGTGAAGGCTTATGTTTTTGCATTATTCAATGAGAATTTGAAGTTTGGGCCAACCTCCGAGAGGAACTTCGGATTGTTTAAAGCTGATGGAAGCATTTCATATGATATTGGATTCACTGGCCTTGTGCCTTCTTCAGCATtctcatctcttctctctttcaag GAGATTGGATCATCATACTTATTGGTGTTAACAAGCTGTGCCGCAGCTCTGCTACTGAATTTGTAA
- the LOC132187994 gene encoding uncharacterized protein LOC132187994 produces the protein MKIVYFDNIDDPSDKDDNGGLMDNGLYEDDDDGIVELRRTISATHVFTEEFDSPIPICGLHAREVKSIGSARGRRGYVHVVLNPVENLSQWRVLKAKGVPPLRIEKENFVSNQEPHVPFSPEPSVKEFSFSLKSKGDQANKSNQKTPRSSLSRCLDEMSIIGTAGTYWKHIVPSFVGREKAHSYMVVQDKIMNQLEEVKPIMSNPYARDRSASHNPLLMPVKNLAQWKALKAKGALEF, from the coding sequence ATGAAGatagtttattttgataatattGATGATCCCAGTGACAAAGATGACAATGGGGGACTAATGGATAATGGCTTgtatgaggatgatgatgatggaatTGTGGAATTGAGGAGAACAATTTCTGCAACTCATGTGTTCACTGAGGAGTTTGATAGTCCCATACCAATATGTGGTTTACATGCCCGAGAAGTGAAGTCAATTGGGTCTGCAAGAGGTAGGCGTGGTTATGTTCATGTCGTGTTGAACCCAGTAGAAAATCTTAGTCAGTGGAGAGTTCTTAAAGCTAAAGGGGTACCTCCATTGAGAATTGAGAAAGAGAACTTTGTTTCAAATCAAGAACCCCATGTTCCCTTCAGTCCAGAGCCAAGTGTAAAGGAATTTTCATTCAGTTTGAAGTCGAAAGGTGATCAAGCTAATAAGTCAAACCAGAAAACACCAAGGAGTTCTTTAAGTCGATGCCTTGATGAGATGTCCATAATAGGCACTGCTGGGACCTACTGGAAGCACATTGTCCCTTCCTTTGTAGGAAGAGAAAAGGCACATAGTTATATGGTTGTGCAAGATAAGATAATGAATCAATTGGAAGAGGTGAAGCCAATTATGTCTAACCCATATGCTCGAGATAGGAGTGCTTCTCATAATCCTCTACTGATGCCAGTTAAAAATCTTGCTCAGTGGAAAGCTCTTAAAGCTAAAGGGGCATTGGAATTTTGA
- the LOC132187214 gene encoding methyl-CpG-binding domain-containing protein 10 has product MEKEAQSGAQEEVLSVELPAPSAWKKLFFPKKGGTPRKNEVMFIAPTGEEINNKRQLELYLKAHPGNPAISEFDWGTGETPRRSARISEKVKVTPPSESEPPKKRGRKSLGAKDNKEVEAAPEETEGTKEIQMQDAEATGKEDAEAGKEKDVSKETLVENGDKTQKDADQKSADAGKDEKEVTDAEECKNSNASAEAPDAGKTQAEENVKQQDVAAAAVDEKVAEVAAATETTKSEKLAGEANGEAKQDNPNGIAGASKGEIKEKQVLSEKDGKSNVEADEKVKKNDGEVTENGKVNQAGPADAPQQPSPAPVSC; this is encoded by the exons ATGGAGAAGGAAGCACAAAGTGGAGCCCAGGAGGAAGTTCTTTCAGTGGAGCTTCCAGCTCCTTCTGCTTGGAAGAAATTG TTCTTCCCCAAGAAAGGAGGAACACCTAGAAAGAATGAGGTCATGTTCATTGCTCCCACTGGGGAGGAGATTAATAACAAAAGACAATTGGAGCTGTACCTAAAAGCACACCCTGGTAATCCTGCAATATCAGAATTTGATTGGGGTACTGGCGAGACCCCTAGGAGATCTGCAAGAATCAGTGAGAAGGTCAAGGTGACTCCACCATCAGAGAGTGAGCCTCCGAAGAAACGTGGCCGAAAATCACTGGGGGCAAAGGACAACAAGGAAGTGGAAGCTGCTCCTGAAGAAACTGAAGGTACCAAGGAAATTCAAATGCAAGATGCTGAGGCCACTGGGAAAGAAGATGCGGAAGCTGGGAAGGAGAAAGATGTTTCCAAGGAAACTCTGGTCGAGAATGGAGACAAAACGCAAAAAGATGCTGACCAGAAGAGTGCAGATGCTGGTAAAGATGAGAAAGAAGTGACTGATGCTGAGGAATGCAAGAATTCTAATGCTTCTGCAGAAGCTCCGGATGCTGGTAAAACCCAAGCTGAGGAAAATGTTAAGCAGCAGGATGTTGCAGCAGCAGCAGTAGATGAAAAGGTTGCTGAAGTAGCTGCGGCTACCGAGACAACTAAAAGTGAAAAGCTTGCTGGAGAAGCAAATGGGGAAGCAAAGCAAGATAATCCCAATGGAATTGCAGGTGCATCCAAGGGAGAGATCAAAGAGAAACAAGTTTTATCAGAGAAGGATGGAAAATCTAACGTTGAGGCTGATgagaaagtaaagaaaaatgatgGGGAGGTGACAGAAAATGGTAAGGTTAACCAAGCGGGGCCAGCGGATGCCCCCCAGCAACCGTCACCCGCCCCTGTAAGCTGCTGA
- the LOC132188512 gene encoding mavicyanin-like, translating to MEKFISFVVVLGFAAAMLLQCAAAQTVHVVGDSSGWVVPQGGAATYQTWAANNNFVVGDILMFNFVTEQHDVVQVPKESFDSCTSANPIGETITTGPTNITLSDAGNHYYICTIGQHCQLGQKLAITVSGSPGAAAPSTPMQPDSSSSGVFASFLVSLLSILAGFLF from the exons atggAAAAGTTCATCAGTTTTGtggttgttttgggttttgcCGCTGCAATGCTTTTACAATGCGCGGCAGCGCAAACAGTGCATGTGGTGGGAGATAGCTCCGGTTGGGTTGTTCCACAAGGTGGCGCCGCCACTTATCAGACTTGGGCTGCCAACAATAACTTCGTCGTTGGTGATATTCTAA TGTTCAACTTCGTCACAGAGCAGCACGACGTCGTTCAAGTACCAAAAGAATCCTTCGACTCCTGCACCTCAGCCAACCCCATTGGCGAAACCATCACCACCGGCCCCACTAACATCACTCTTTCCGACGCTGGCAACCACTATTACATCTGCACCATCGGCCAGCACTGCCAGCTTGGTCAGAAATTAGCCATTACCGTCTCCGGCTCTCCGGGTGCCGCCGCCCCGTCTACACCGATGCAGCCTGACTCTTCATCGTCTGGTGTCTTTGCTAGTTTCTTGGTCTCCTTGTTGTCCATTCTCGCTGGTTTCCTTTTCTAA
- the LOC132187213 gene encoding glucan endo-1,3-beta-glucosidase 14 isoform X1: protein MECSFIVNISFTKLMDSPSSSLWFLLLFFIISLNAVLTAEAFTGTYGVNYGRVADNLPPPESVVTLLKAAKIKNIRIYDTNPEVLKAFSKSGIEIVVCVPNEILKDLSLGEDRAMNWIKDNVQPYLPGTSIRGISIGNEVLGTLGVDFWEVLLPAAKNVYSALDRLDLTRVVQVQSPHSEAVFANSFPPSSCNFRDDVLPFMKPLLQFFSEIGSPFFINAYPFLAYKSDPEHINLRYALFQSNPGIYDTKTKLHYDNMFDAQVDAAYAALEKAGFSKMEVIVSETGWASKGDDNEAGANLKNARTYNYNLKKKLAKKKGTPFRPKIPVKAYVFALFNENLKFGPTSERNFGLFKADGSISYDIGFTGLVPSSAFSSLLSFKEIGSSYLLVLTSCAAALLLNL from the exons ATGGAATGCTCTTTCATTGTTAATATCTCCTTCACCAAACTCATGGATTCCCCTTCTTCATCTCTCtggtttcttcttctcttctttataATTTCTCTCAACG CAGTTTTGACTGCAGAAGCATTCACAGGGACATATGGAGTAAACTATGGCAGAGTAGCAGACAATCTACCTCCCCCAGAAAGTGTGGTGACACTTCTGAAAGCTGCAAAGATAAAAAACATAAGAATCTATGACACTAATCCTGAAGTCCTCAAAGCCTTCAGCAAATCTGGTATTGAGATAGTGGTTTGCGTTCCCAATGAAATTCTGAAAGATCTCAGTTTAGGGGAGGATCGTGCCATGAATTGGATAAAAGATAATGTGCAGCCATACCTCCCTGGAACTTCCATTCGTGGAATTTCAATTGGGAATGAGGTGTTGGGGACTCTTGGTGTGGATTTCTGGGAGGTTTTGCTGCCTGCAGCAAAGAATGTGTACAGTGCCCTTGATAGGCTGGATTTGACACGTGTTGTGCAGGTCCAAAGCCCTCACTCAGAGGCTGTGTTTGCCAATTCATTCCCTCCATCTTCTTGTAATTTCAGGGATGATGTTCTTCCATTCATGAAGCCACTTCTGCAGTTCTTTTCGGAGATTGGTTCTCCATTTTTCATAAATGCATATCCATTCCTGGCATACAAGAGTGATCCTGAGCACATTAACCTGAGATATGCCCTGTTCCAATCAAATCCTGGGATTTATGATACAAAGACTAAATTGCACTACGACAACATGTTTGATGCACAGGTTGATGCGGCTTACGCTGCTCTGGAAAAGGCTGGTTTTAGCAAGATGGAGGTGATAGTTTCTGAAACTGGCTGGGCTTCTAAGGGAGATGACAATGAGGCTGGTGCCAACTTGAAGAATGCAAGGACTTATAATTATAATCTGAAAAAAAAGCTGGCCAAAAAGAAGGGGACTCCCTTTAGGCCAAAGATTCCCGTGAAGGCTTATGTTTTTGCATTATTCAATGAGAATTTGAAGTTTGGGCCAACCTCCGAGAGGAACTTCGGATTGTTTAAAGCTGATGGAAGCATTTCATATGATATTGGATTCACTGGCCTTGTGCCTTCTTCAGCATtctcatctcttctctctttcaag GAGATTGGATCATCATACTTATTGGTGTTAACAAGCTGTGCCGCAGCTCTGCTACTGAATTTGTAA